The following proteins come from a genomic window of Aspergillus luchuensis IFO 4308 DNA, chromosome 3, nearly complete sequence:
- a CDS encoding putative myosin class II heavy chain (MHC) (COG:S;~EggNog:ENOG410PGN2) yields MRSGIRNGSESNNPELLRPSARDSSARQLYSGNSSRSPARDIFGRKGGKSIKDFTQDWINQYLTGQPRTERSNWLSDDSGSEAPSFITAQNYFAEDASDDWLGLEQDPRDEDLLKTPTLADFVNRRAARREGSLPRQRTRDYLHKRADTLRQEDFWGFAYDKDPQPITMDSTEAQSLVEQGPNKALPTIEKPLPPTPTDPSLTDRLDTPTEPKAVKSPALDRNSQTPTQRVRKKIVWRGKACFISLPCDDKRGTEESGYRLLTVEDVKQRLRDWEEQGYDTRGFSVGSEDVFDTELGGLSRPLFPDPAEVQEERQDGRYGVSIPDKAEWDAYVAYLQEEKLRALGVFLDEPKPSISPASATISQMAPFPGLVSSPPIPTGSAASNPLSLSHHFSPQLGQPANPAGLGTLASPASQFSIQTPFLGVDQNNLLPGYPMQFQPTPPAQGSLTPQSFFNARQAGPAASIPGTLPHLGSILSPVSPLNEQGAFHPGLNEQPGLPKEAYGGHELQDHVTEGQLLRPIRTPTEGPDHFHASTVEIAQPTPRGHDRGHNLSETLQKGLDRIPPSYHLEETIDRQLDEGDREPALHNFDGSELLQSRWAFPGADALASQQYPQHMHQFYGGDYAAGNVHDGSDIDTNPSLSGTPQRHGPLANNIPWHEPKPSAGSYTGGHRSKLSSSTFNVDAKEFNPTASIPSQQFPFQENAFQPSAVGNPMFTFGSVPSFNPSASAFNLTAPPFTPSAAANDTSTQDTGSNEYKFSTASLNVAAPAFNPTGSGFTTKSEETANGRTKIFDDVDVSEASKASKKSKAIPIVRPDETAEDKSSKEEAENDNGRPVRTDRHKRARRGDEASDGEAQFSMSHALAESGNVQQSQVSSAHGVPAEGKENVQPEGGDSNEAIQKPVSIQDDKFAERKDTPISEASTWTPFDKKNESTEAVQESGPATDIQTKSESVSAEGGNAGNKEQEGSTEDNQKHAFLSPTAKPFQFKASVPEYVPATAGEPTPAPKPVDDGKSDATSKAPVSPKREPMLPEAHADEAEDSPDDEELNAIMEQLNDDSDVGIERLSTPQPRDRIPESALHPSKEKRHAPADIRSEAPSPSPGRGLMANTLNVPKLDFDAQSQFSVSPSKGVGSGIPSPVRHLVNQNDHISDWDDVISSGEDEKLANRSRFFDRRINDLVGSAIDERLTPLERALSVIQESVMSIAPGPRTKLEWSASVEGDNSDADDEDDVYENASYSTRSYLRQKEKLDKLKTVFLEALASRDSEQGKDQTVSELVQLRESVSALQALTVQKLSQDPVDEMRTMIQDMISNQLNQQNSRPSEAEEIGAESLMLQIDGLKNMLRLSDERADQEYKLRREAMDSVAELQRLLKVAEEDAARHSEAAEDAESRLLHFKAEKIPYFENIQHKADSLEKEQETLQFTLAELSSKNIALQGTLDEYRVSSDNWKRDSEESRAELEQVKADNKELRSTIGQLKTRLEDGLSIRHNLGEKLDRLQDEMVTVTRDVTRDQASWRRREEELNAKYNELRAAYGREVKLREKLEEDINELEAQEREAAKLKFIFGQSQQENARLEELVANLRLENHDLELKAARFEREFHEARESSRVEIQRTRNSLESDLDAANSQVNIVRAELETQILRLQSQMDNVRMESDTARERYEMLLEEANETRANNLAAAVQAKELAVEEQRQTHERVLNDLRERHARALHNASEDRQRTESHLLDRLALSDDKVKHLEDRVHHLEERLEIAQSAARAAAEAAQSAKAAPAMAPAHSNSPSLAFREGSTMPEKISPQALRESILVLQDQLQQRETRIEELEQEVAAVDKDAPNKIKDKDTEINWLRELLGVRIDDLQDIITTVSQPSFDRNAVRDAAIRLKANLQMQQQERERIHSGHSFPSLSSLAELTASPRNLPLAAAAAWGNWRKGRDTSNSHVSEQTPSKSGNASSFLSGLLTPPASSVRQASPQAVGTSATMGSRRPSASRPLRNYDTTPKAAPARGSRMREPPSTPPLLRRSSYDHDAEPADYAHDSFGEDAESTADGLVSESPRDTADGPFGPQIQA; encoded by the coding sequence ATGCGCAGTGGCATCCGTAACGGTTCCGAATCGAACAATCCCGAGCTCTTAAGACCGTCTGCCCGGGACAGCTCAGCGAGACAACTGTACAGCGGTAATTCCAGCCGGTCTCCAGCCCGAGACATTTTTGGTAGGAAAGGTGGGAAGTCGATAAAGGACTTTACGCAAGATTGGATTAATCAATACCTCACCGGTCAGCCCAGAACCGAACGAAGCAATTGGTTGAGCGACGATTCGGGTAGTGAGGCACCTTCGTTTATTACGGCACAAAACTATTTCGCAGAGGACGCATCGGACGATTGGCTTGGCCTGGAACAAGATCCTCGCGACGAGGACCTCCTGAAGACGCCCACCCTCGCTGACTTCGTAAATCGAAGAGCAGCTCGCCGGGAAGGCAGTCTTCCACGCCAACGGACGAGAGATTATCTTCACAAGCGAGCAGATACCCTTCGACAGGAGGACTTTTGGGGTTTCGCATACGATAAAGACCCTCAGCCGATCACAATGGATTCTACAGAAGCACAGTCCCTTGTGGAACAGGGGCCCAACAAGGCACTTCCTACGATAGAAAAGCcgcttcctcccaccccgaCAGACCCTTCCCTTACGGACCGACTTGATACTCCTACCGAGCCGAAAGCCGTGAAAAGCCCAGCGCTCGACAGGAACAGCCAAACGCCGACACAAcgagtgaggaagaagatcgtTTGGCGTGGGAAAGCATGCTTCATCTCGCTGCCATGTGACGACAAAAGAGGCACGGAGGAGTCTGGATACCGTTTGTTGACGGTAGAAGATGTCAAACAACGGTTGAGAGACTGGGAAGAACAAGGATACGACACCCGTGGATTCAGCGTCGGATCGGAGGATGTGTTTGATACTGAGTTGGGTGGCCTCAGTCGTCCGCTTTTCCCAGACCCGGCAGAGGTCCAGGAGGAAAGACAGGACGGGAGGTATGGGGTCAGCATTCCTGACAAAGCAGAGTGGGATGCATATGTTGCGTATCTTCAGGAAGAGAAATTGCGTGCCCTGGGTGTGTTTTTGGATGAACCCAAACCTTCAATATCCCCGGCCTCCGCTACTATTAGCCAGATGGCCCCCTTCCCCGGTCTTGTATCGTCGCCACCGATTCCGACAGGGTCAGCAGCTAGCAATCCTCTATCTTTGTCTCATCATTTCTCTCCGCAGCTGGgccagccagcaaacccCGCCGGTCTGGGGACTCTGGCTTCCCCGGCTTCGCAGTTCAGCATTCAGACGCCATTCCTCGGGGTCGACCAAAACAACCTACTTCCTGGGTACCCTATGCAGTTTCAACCTACTCCTCCTGCTCAGGGCTCGCTCACTCCTCAGAGTTTCTTTAATGCGCGACAAGCAGGTCCCGCCGCATCCATTCCTGGAACGCTTCCTCACTTGGGCTCGATTTTGTCGCCCGTGTCACCATTGAACGAGCAGGGTGCCTTCCACCCTGGCTTGAACGAACAGCCAGGCCTACCGAAGGAGGCCTACGGTGGTCATGAGCTGCAGGATCACGTCACTGAAGGCCAGCTGCTACGTCCCATTCGCACCCCTACGGAGGGACCTGATCACTTCCACGCCTCTACTGTTGAGATCGCGCAGCCTACCCCTCGTGGCCACGACCGTGGTCATAATCTGAGCGAAACGCTACAGAAGGGCCTGGACAGGATCCCGCCTAGCTATCATCTGGAGGAGACTATTGACCGGCAGCTTGATGAAGGTGATCGTGAGCCGGCTCTTCACAATTTCGATGGTTCTGAGCTCCTGCAATCTCGTTGGGCTTTCCCAGGGGCGGACGCTCTTGCATCCCAACAATACCCTCAGCACATGCACCAGTTCTACGGCGGCGATTACGCAGCAGGTAACGTCCATGATGGCTCGGATATCGATACAAACCCGAGTCTTTCTGGAACGCCTCAGCGACATGGTCCCCTTGCGAATAACATACCGTGGCATGAGCCGAAGCCCAGTGCTGGCTCATATACAGGCGGACACCGTTCCAAGCTTTCGTCCTCTACTTTCAACGTCGATGCGAAGGAGTTCAACCCAACTGCCTCAATCCCATCACAGCAATTTCCCTTCCAAGAAAACGCCTTCCAACCCTCGGCTGTTGGAAACCCCATGTTCACATTTGGCTCTGTGCCCAGCTTCAATCCCTCAGCTAGCGCTTTCAACCTTACCGCACCCCCCTTCACACCCAGTGCTGCTGCCAACGATACGTCCACACAAGACACTGGCTCCAACGAGTATAAGTTTTCGACCGCTTCTCTCAATGTCGCGGCTCCTGCTTTCAACCCTACTGGAAGTGGCTTCACTACGAAGTCTGAGGAAACTGCAAATGGCAGGACCAAGATTTTTGACGATGTTGATGTCTCGGAGGCATCAAAGGCCTCCAAGAAGTCCAAGGCCATTCCCATCGTGCGGCCGGATGAGACCGCGGAGGACAAGAGCAGTAAAGAGGAGGCCGAAAACGACAACGGACGCCCAGTCCGCACTGACCGCCATAAGCGTGCACGTCGCGGCGATGAAGCATCGGATGGAGAGGCCCAGTTCAGCATGTCGCACGCATTGGCAGAGTCTGGTAACGTTCAACAATCGCAAGTGTCTAGCGCACACGGTGTGCCCGCTGAAGGCAAAGAAAACGTACAGCCAGAAGGTGGAGACAGCAATGAAGCAATTCAGAAGCCTGTCTCGATTCAGGATGACAAGTTCGCCGAAAGGAAAGATACCCCCATTAGTGAAGCGTCGACCTGGACACCGTTTGATAAGAAGAACGAGAGTACGGAAGCAGTCCAGGAGTCAGGACCGGCTACCGACATACAGACTAAGTCAGAGTCGGTATCCGCCGAAGGAGGAAATGCTGGCAACAAAGAGCAGGAAGGGTCTACCGAAGATAACCAGAAGCACGCTTTCCTGTCGCCCACTGCGAAGCCCTTCCAGTTCAAAGCCTCTGTTCCCGAATATGTGCCGGCTACTGCTGGGGAACCGACGCCTGCCCCCAAgccggtggatgatgggaagagCGATGCCACCTCCAAAGCTCCAGTTTCACCTAAGCGTGAGCCTATGCTGCCTGAGGCCCATGCTGATGAGGCCGAGGACTCGCCTGACGATGAGGAGCTTAATGCTATCATGGAGCAGTTGAATGATGATTCGGATGTTGGAATTGAACGTCTGAGCACGCCTCAACCTCGTGATCGCATTCCCGAGTCTGCCCTGCATCCGTCTAAAGAAAAGCGACACGCTCCTGCCGACATCAGGAGCGAAGCTCCTAGCCCGAGCCCTGGACGTGGCCTGATGGCCAACACCTTGAATGTACCTAAGCTCGACTTCGATGCTCAATCTCAATTCTCTGTCTCCCCTTCCAAGGGAGTCGGTTCTGGCATTCCTTCTCCTGTGCGGCATCTGGTCAACCAGAATGATCACATCAGTGACTGGGACGATGTGATCTCAtctggtgaggatgagaagctgGCAAACCGGAGCAGATTCTTTGACCGTCGGATCAACGACCTCGTCGGCTCTGCCATCGATGAACGATTAACGCCACTTGAGCGTGCGCTTAGTGTTATTCAAGAGTCCGTTATGTCAATCGCACCCGGCCCTCGCACCAAGTTGGAGTGGAGCGCATCTGTTGAGGGTGACAATAGCGAcgctgatgatgaggatgatgtatATGAGAACGCGTCATACAGTACCAGGTCGTACCTCCGCCAGAAGGAGAAACTTGACAAGCTGAAGACTGTCTTCTTGGAGGCACTCGCATCTCGCGATAGTGAGCAAGGGAAGGACCAAACAGTTTCCGAGCTCGTACAGCTTCGTGAAAGCGTCTCTGCTCTTCAGGCTTTGACCGTACAGAAGCTGTCGCAAGATCCTGTGGACGAGATGAGAACAATGATCCAAGACATGATCTCAAACCAACTGAACCAGCAGAACTCGCGACCCTCTGAAGCAGAGGAGATCGGTGCTGAAAGCCTTATGCTCCAGATCGATGGTCTCAAGAATATGCTTAGGCTCTCTGATGAGCGGGCCGATCAGGAGTACAAGCTTCGGCGAGAGGCTATGGACTCTGTTGCGGAACTCCAGCGGCTTTTGAAGGtcgccgaggaggatgctgcaCGCCATAGTGAAGCTGCCGAGGACGCCGAGTCCCGCTTGCTCCACTTCAAGGCTGAAAAGATTCCTTATTTCGAGAACATCCAGCACAAGGCCGACTCTCTTGAGAAAGAGCAAGAGACACTCCAGTTCACTCTTGCTGAGCTCTCTTCCAAGAACATCGCACTTCAGGGCACCCTGGATGAGTACCGCGTTTCGAGCGACAACTGGAAACGGGATAGCGAGGAGTCTAGGGCTGAACTTGAGCAGGTCAAGGCGGATAACAAggaactacggagtacaatTGGCCAGTTGAAGACGCGCTTGGAGGATGGCTTGAGTATCCGACACAATCTCGGCGAGAAGCTTGATCGTCTCCAGGATGAGATGGTAACCGTGACTCGTGACGTTACCCGGGACCAGGCTTCTTGGCGCAGACGCGAGGAGGAACTGAACGCCAAATACAATGAGCTTCGTGCAGCCTATGGTCGGGAGGTGAAGCTCCGTGAAAAGCTCGAGGAGGATATTAATGAGCTTGAAGCACAGGAGCGCGAGGCAGCCAAGTTGAAGTTCATCTTTGGCCAGTCTCAGCAGGAGAATGCCAGGCTTGAAGAGCTCGTCGCAAATCTGCGGCTCGAAAACCATGATCTAGAGCTTAAGGCGGCTCGCTTTGAGCGGGAGTTCCACGAGGCTCGTGAGAGCAGTCGCGTTGAGATTCAACGTACCAGGAACTCGCTAGAGTCGGATCTGGATGCTGCTAACAGCCAGGTTAACATTGTCCGTGCTGAGTTGGAAACACAAATCCTTCGCCTCCAGAGTCAAATGGACAACGTCAGAATGGAAAGTGACACTGCCCGGGAGCGCTACGAGATGCTgttggaagaagccaatgAAACCAGGGCCAACaatctggctgctgctgttcaaGCTAAGGAACTGGCGGTGGAAGAACAACGGCAGACGCACGAACGGGTGCTCAATGACCTTCGAGAACGCCACGCGCGTGCGCTGCACAATGCTTCTGAAGATCGACAGCGCACGGAATCCCATCTGCTCGACCGCCTGGCTTTGTCCGATGACAAGGTGAAGCACTTGGAGGATCGGGTTCATCATCTCGAGGAGAGGCTCGAAATTGCACAGTCCGCTGCccgtgctgctgccgaggCCGCTCAATCTGCCAAGGCAGCGCCTGCTATGGCACCTGCGCACTCGAACTCGCCTTCATTGGCGTTCCGTGAGGGATCCACCATGCCTGAGAAGATCTCGCCTCAAGCCTTGAGGGAGTCAATCTTGGTACTTCAGGATCAGTTGCAGCAGCGTGAAACTCGCATCGAAGAGCTGGAACAAGAAGTGGCTGCCGTTGACAAGGACGCTCCAAACAAGATCAAAGACAAGGACACAGAAATCAATTGGCTGCGTGAACTCCTGGGTGTTCGCATTGATGACCTCCaggacatcatcaccactgtGTCGCAACCTTCCTTCGACCGCAATGCTGTCCGCGATGCCGCTATCCGTCTGAAGGCCAATTTGCAGATGCAGCAacaggagagagaaagaatccACTCCGGACACAGTTTTCCTagcctctcctccttggcaGAGTTGACTGCGTCACCGCGGAATCTTCCTCTcgcagctgcagcggcaTGGGGCAACTGGCGTAAGGGAAGAGATACTTCCAATTCACATGTTTCCGAACAGACGCCATCGAAGTCCGGAAATGCAAGCTCCTTCTTGTCAGGCCTCTTGACTCCTCCGGCCTCCAGTGTTCGACAGGCTTCACCCCAGGCCGTTGGTACTTCCGCGACGATGGGTTCCAGGCGTCCATCGGCGAGTCGGCCTCTAAGGAATTACGACACGACGCCCAAGGCCGCTCCAGCTCGTGGAAGCAGGATGCGAGAGCCGCCGAGTACGCCTCCGTTGCTCCGTAGGTCAAGTTACGATCACGATGCGGAGCCTGCTGATTATGCCCACGACTCCTTTGGAGAGGACGCGGAAAGCACAGCGGACGGTTTAGTCTCGGAATCCCCTCGGGATACGGCAGACGGGCCATTCGGACCGCAAATACAAGCATAA
- a CDS encoding putative RNA export mediator Gle1 (COG:A;~EggNog:ENOG410PJEK;~InterPro:IPR038506,IPR012476;~PFAM:PF07817;~go_component: GO:0005643 - nuclear pore [Evidence IEA];~go_process: GO:0016973 - poly(A)+ mRNA export from nucleus [Evidence IEA]): MGHMSYPSQMDSPSRQLVLDLARDLEQLRVHNTELKKVKAYERRSFYENLDRIDSELEAQHNAALDKAAALHDRVLVEAEETLRAHQRAVEEELRRREEEARKEAERIEREKAEKLRREQEEAARREAERRAAEEAKKKAEEEAERKKKAAQEEEARKERERLEEENRKRQEETRKAEQEASQRQAEAAQKAQAERQRQVGGARLTDEEIKIQARYVELHQHLKKFRQYLKNEAKTNAIVKQNMGDMRRTIKKCVGQLREGKGANKTQLQEIRTTLEKAASIAEPSVDVRQFIAFPPENIANSDDNKVPALLIYALNIFSKCMISSLITEASINLGHAEPVGIVAAQIFSADAFIYKGCHMVDILLAKYRVVCPALWGFHGSEKTEGGRRALGWWREGPDGPYISEQAHADRMTALGAGYAALTLRNFGKTARKNPFPNTMFWYTMHKILNIPPAEIQDTHVTLLSAMLKSSAERIVGFFGHIGLALMRKAIVELPESLPRQSMSVNQLKLLKDLYKREKNILL, encoded by the exons ATGGGACACATGAGCTACCCCTCCCAGATGGATAGCCCCTCCAGGCAACTCGTCCTGGATTTAGCACGGGACCTTGAACAGCTCCGCGTGCACAACACCgagttgaagaaggtcaaAGCCTACGAACGCCGATCCTTTTATGAGAATCTTGACCGAATCGATAGCGAACTTGAGGCCCAGCACAATGCGGCCCTTGACAAAGCTGCCGCTCTGCATGATCGCGTACTGGTGGAGGCCGAGGAGACGTTGCGCGCACACCAGAGAGCGGTAGAGGAGGAGCTCCGTcgaagagaggaggaggcacGGAAAGAAGCGGAACGCATAGAACGAGAGAAGGCAGAGAAACTACGGCGagagcaggaggaggctgcACGGCGTGAAGCTGAGCGCAGAGCAGCCgaggaagcaaagaagaaggcggaggaagaggcggagaggaagaagaaagcggcgcaggaagaggaggcgcGGAAAGAACGAGAGCGATTAGAGGAAGAGAACCGCAAGCGTCAGGAGGAGACACGGAAGGCAGAGCAGGAGGCCTCCCAACGCCAAGCGGAAGCCGCACAGAAGGCACAGGCGGAGCGACAGCGGCAGGTTGGAGGCGCCCGTCTTACGGACGAAGAAATCAAGATCCAGGCCCGCTACGTGGAATTACATCAACATCTTAAGAAATTCCGGCAATACTTGAAGAACGAAGCGAAAACCAATGCCATTGTCAAGCAGAACATGGGCGATATGCGGCGAACGATCAAGAAGTGTGTTGGACAACTACGTGAAGGCAAGGGAGCCAACAAAACCCAG CTTCAAGAGATTCGTACTACGCTGGAGAAAGCTGCCTCCATTGCTGAACCGTCGGTAGATGTTCGCCAGTTCATCGCTTTCCCGCCCGAGAATATTGCCAATTCCGATGACAACAAGGTGCCTGCCCTTTTAATCTACGCCTTgaacatcttctccaagtGCATGATTTCTTCCCTCATAACGGAGGCGTCCATCAACCTGGGCCATGCGGAGCCGGTCGGGATCGTCGCGGCCCAGATATTCTCCGCCGATGCCTTCATCTACAAGGGCTGCCACATGGTCGACATTCTATTAGCCAAGTACCGTGTCGTTTGCCCAGCGCTGTGGGGATTCCATGGCAGTGAGAAGACCGAGGGTGGCCGACGTGCCCTGGGTTGGTGGCGCGAAGGGCCGGACGGGCCGTACATCAGCGAACAGGCCCACGCCGACCGAATGACAGCTCTAGGTGCGGGTTATGCGGCCTTGACCCTGCGCAATTTTGGCAAAACCGCGCGCAAGAACCCTTTCCCCAACACCATGTTTTGGTATACCATGCATAAAATCCTGAATATCCCGCCGGCAGAGATCCAGGATACCCATGTTACCCTGCTTTCGGCTATGCTGAAATCGTCGGCCGAAAGAATTGTTGGTTTCTTCGGGCATATCGGACTGGCGCTGATGAGGAAGGCTATAGTCGAATTGCCCGAAAGCCTGCCCCGGCAGAGCATGAGCGTTAACCAACTCAAGCTCCTCAAGGATCTGTATAAACGAGAGAAGAACATTTTGCTGTGA
- a CDS encoding F-box protein (InterPro:IPR001810,IPR036047;~PFAM:PF00646;~go_function: GO:0005515 - protein binding [Evidence IEA]) produces the protein MSAINSVMPANLPTELILCILDHVDIETYVAARSACCSWRKAATMSSTIRNALTELPVPIPPRADSLTNEEWNAYFCQIACLNLLGHRTHIDKTSTRRALPEDCTPTTVLATSPDGQKMATLKGARATIFTRPNKHSPWEYSQASTLYPLWTSVYRALMDGGGAGNCMALNPRYAKHCIAISSQGDLLAVGLGKTLQIYSLSGNEDNGISSPAEYTLDQHGVIYAASPSTGYEETDGVIDSLEFTDDDTLLRIAIHQDTTAFQPNRVRYMGNPSALQHHHQTHTRTPLQYWRENIHHIHIDSASMAVTLGAGEEKVVFRGLRLLPSSYNPTTTVPQTPLSQSTSTHYFTASLQSGPTSAYCIGHITISSSPPTSQQVTITRLLPSRLHHHHHTTTSDPATESNTTPPSSGNATATTGFPRWNPLNLPTASSKTPLLSVSPDNKLLAIYEPDPSSKEVGRGGIYIYCIEECGSAYTSHTKTNASSSAMNTDQRQEKQHSSICLPLEEENNIPSWSFLLDNVSVDVDELRVGKVVGNGGDGGYYEVMALAGRDILEWRIH, from the coding sequence ATGTCTGCAATCAACTCAGTCATGCCTGCGAACCTCCCCACCGAGCTCATCCTCTGCATCCTTGATCATGTCGATATCGAGACATACGTCGCTGCCCGCTCAGCATGCTGCTCATGGCGGAAAGCAGCGACAATGTCATCTACAATTCGGAACGCACTCACCGAACTCCCCGTGCCAATCCCCCCACGTGCCGATTCTCTCACAAACGAGGAATGGAATGCATACTTCTGCCAAATCGCCTGTCTGAACTTACTAGGCCACCGGACCCACATCGACAAAACCTCCACTAGACGTGCCCTACCTGAAGACTGCACCCCTACCACAGTACTAGCAACATCTCCAGACGGTCAAAAAATGGCCACTCTGAAAGGCGCACGCGCCACCATCTTCACCCGTCCAAACAAACATTCTCCCTGGGAATACTCCCAAGCCTCAACACTCTACCCCCTCTGGACCTCAGTATACCGAGCCCTAATGGACGGAGGCGGCGCAGGAAATTGCATGGCTCTCAACCCACGCTACGCAAAACACTGcatcgccatctcctcccaagGCGACCTCCTCGCCGTCGGCCTAGGCAAGACCCTCCAAATCTACAGCCTCTCCGGGAACGAAGACAACGGCATTTCCTCCCCCGCAGAATACACCCTGGACCAGCACGGCGTCATCTACGCAGCCTCCCCCAGCACAGGCTACGAAGAAACCGACGGAGTCATCGATTCCCTCGAATTCACCGACGACGACACTCTCCTCCGCATTGCAATTCACCAAGACACAACAGCCTTCCAACCGAACCGCGTCCGCTACATGGGTAATCCCTCCGccctccaacaccatcatcaaacTCATACTCGAACTCCCCTCCAATACTGGCGCGAAaacatccaccacatccacatcgacTCCGCCTCCATGGCCGTGACTCTAGGCGCAGGCGAAGAAAAGGTCGTCTTTCGAGGCTTGCGCCTTCTCCCATCTTCTTACAATCCGACCACAACAGTACCCCAGACCCCTCTATcacaatcaacatcaacgcATTACTTCACCGCATCCCTCCAATCAGGCCCCACATCCGCCTACTGCATCGGCCAcatcaccatctcctcctcccctcccacctctCAACAAGTGACCATCACCCGTCTGCTCCCTTCCCGcctacatcaccaccaccacaccacgaCCTCAGATCCAGCTACCGAGTCAAACacaacacctccatcctctGGAAATGctacagcaacaacaggatTCCCCCGCTGGAaccccctcaacctccccaccgcatcctccaaaactcctctcctctccgtctccccaGACAATAAGCTCCTAGCTATCTACGAACCTGACCCTTCCTCTAAGGAGGTAGGTAGGGGTGGGATATACATATACTGCATTGAGGAGTGTGGGTCTGCGTATACCAGCCACACTAAGACcaatgcttcttcttctgctatGAACACAGACCAACGGCAAGAGAAACAGCATTCTTCTATTTGTCTTCcattggaggaggagaataaTATCCCGTCTTGGTCATTCTTGTTGGATAATGTAtctgtggatgtggatgagttgAGAGTTGGTAAGGTCGTTggtaatggtggtgatggtgggtattATGAGGTGATGGCGTTAGCGGGAAGGGATATTTTGGAGTGGAGGATTCATTGA